The region TGTCCGGGAACTCCTGGATGAACTTGACCGGATCGACTCCCTGCCATTCGAGGTGGCTGGGGTCGAAATTGAAGCCGAACTCGGGACGGTTGTCGAGAGCATCGAGCGCCATTCTGGCGGTCAGCAGGTCGAACGCGATCTCGGTGGGATGGACCTCGAGGGCGAACTTGATCCCCTCGGCCTTGTAGAGGTCCAGGATCGGGTTCCAGATATCGGCGAAGCGGGCGAAACCGTCGTCGATCATCTTTTTCGTCACCGGCGGAAACGAGTAGATCAGGTGCCAGATCGGTGAGCCGGTGAAGCCGCAGACCACCTTGACGCCGAGTTTTTTGGCTGCTTTCGCCGCCTTTTTCTGCTGCTCGATCGCCCAGGTGCGCTTGGCCTCGGCATCCCCCCGGCACTCCGGCGGCGCAAACCCGTCGGTGCGCTCGTCGTCGTTGGGGTCCAGTGTGAGTTGGCCGGAGAGATGGTTGCTGATGGCCCAGACATTCAGTCCGTACTGTTCAAGCAGCTTTCTCTTATTGTCGCAGTAGTTGTCGT is a window of Candidatus Glassbacteria bacterium DNA encoding:
- a CDS encoding sugar phosphate isomerase/epimerase — translated: MPRPVTLFTGQWADLGIETMCRKAREFGYDGLELACWGDHMELDKALEDDNYCDNKRKLLEQYGLNVWAISNHLSGQLTLDPNDDERTDGFAPPECRGDAEAKRTWAIEQQKKAAKAAKKLGVKVVCGFTGSPIWHLIYSFPPVTKKMIDDGFARFADIWNPILDLYKAEGIKFALEVHPTEIAFDLLTARMALDALDNRPEFGFNFDPSHLEWQGVDPVKFIQEFPDRIYHVHMKDAIVTLDGRSGILASYLNFDQPGRGWNFRSLGRGSVDFEGIIRELNVIGYKGPLSVEWEDALMDREHGATEACEYVRGIDFPPSDRVFDEAFSD